One genomic window of Streptomonospora nanhaiensis includes the following:
- a CDS encoding primosomal protein N' family DNA-binding protein — MTAQPDPDEGLLFDLPRPAAAGPPAGPGQAAGGRAAAKAPKGAAGPRPRRPAERDPVARVVVDTPLPHLDRLFDYRVPESMDEAAVPGCRVRVPFNGQLLSGFLLERRATSEFPGRLAYLHQVVSPEPVLTPEIAALARAVADRYAGTLSDVLRLAVPPRHARVEKEDPEAASPRPGGGESAAADGAAPAAAVPGPEAGAEGAGAPPRRAAEVLEAVETAGDSPARDHSAPGRGGASAPGHGSPARRAGDAAAEVAAPDAEGAPAAPHPPGEAVEAVETAGDDRPARAHGTADRDGAAAPEGDRGAPRTAPDSEDAAAAEGAPPSAASAAAPSGAVASASAPQGGPAPAAPGSPDSASAAAPPPPEPGPWADYPAGPSFVAALASGGAPRAVWSALPGPQWADAIAVAVAAALSAGRGAVVVVPDGRDVAAVDAAMARRLGEGRHVALTAGLGPAERYRRWLRVLRGHVRAVVGTRAAAFAPVRDLGLVAIWDDGDDVHSEPHAPYPHARTVLSMRAHRAGAGALIGGFTRTTEATQLVESGWAHPLAADRALLRERAPRVRATGDDSELARDEAARTARIPHLALRVAREAARTGPVLVQVPRRGYLSSLACASCRAPARCGACQGPLALRGAHAMPYCRWCGRIAGEWRCADCGGTRLRAGVVGARRTAEELGRAFPSLTVRTSGRDDVLTEVSERPALVVATPGAEPAARGGYAAAVLLDGWALLGRADLRAAEEALRRWCNAAALVRPAGEGGQVVVVAEAGLPAVQALVRWDPGGFAERELTERRELGFPPAVAMASVTGEAAHVRELLEGVRLPESAQVLGPVPVNAGGSGSEAASERALLRVPRADIGRLAAALKAAASARSARKEEHAAQVRVDPLEVV, encoded by the coding sequence ATGACCGCCCAGCCCGATCCCGACGAGGGGCTCCTGTTCGACCTGCCGCGTCCGGCCGCCGCCGGGCCGCCGGCGGGGCCGGGCCAGGCCGCCGGCGGGCGGGCGGCGGCCAAGGCCCCCAAGGGCGCGGCCGGGCCCCGGCCGCGCCGCCCGGCCGAGCGCGATCCCGTGGCGCGGGTGGTGGTCGACACCCCGCTGCCGCACCTGGACCGCCTGTTCGACTACCGGGTCCCCGAGTCCATGGACGAGGCGGCGGTGCCGGGGTGCCGGGTGCGGGTGCCGTTCAACGGCCAACTCCTGTCGGGGTTCCTGCTGGAGCGCCGCGCCACCTCGGAGTTCCCCGGGCGGCTGGCCTACCTGCACCAGGTGGTGTCGCCCGAACCCGTGCTGACGCCTGAGATCGCCGCGCTGGCCCGGGCCGTGGCCGACCGCTACGCGGGCACGCTCAGCGACGTCCTGCGGCTGGCCGTGCCCCCGCGCCACGCCCGCGTCGAGAAGGAGGACCCCGAGGCCGCCTCACCGCGCCCCGGGGGCGGGGAGAGCGCGGCGGCGGACGGGGCCGCGCCCGCGGCCGCCGTCCCGGGCCCGGAGGCGGGCGCCGAAGGCGCGGGGGCCCCGCCGCGCCGGGCGGCCGAGGTACTGGAGGCCGTCGAGACCGCGGGGGACTCCCCCGCCCGCGACCACAGCGCCCCCGGCCGGGGCGGCGCGAGCGCACCGGGGCACGGTTCCCCGGCCCGGCGGGCCGGCGATGCCGCAGCCGAGGTCGCGGCACCCGACGCCGAAGGCGCGCCGGCCGCACCGCACCCGCCGGGCGAGGCGGTGGAGGCCGTCGAGACCGCGGGCGACGACCGCCCTGCCCGTGCGCACGGCACCGCGGACCGGGACGGCGCGGCCGCGCCGGAAGGCGACCGGGGCGCCCCGAGGACGGCGCCGGACAGCGAGGACGCGGCCGCCGCCGAAGGCGCTCCCCCCAGTGCCGCCTCCGCGGCGGCCCCCTCCGGTGCGGTGGCGTCGGCGTCCGCACCGCAGGGCGGCCCCGCGCCCGCCGCACCGGGCTCACCGGACTCCGCGTCGGCCGCCGCTCCCCCGCCGCCGGAGCCCGGACCGTGGGCCGACTACCCGGCCGGGCCGTCGTTCGTGGCGGCGCTGGCCTCGGGCGGGGCGCCGCGCGCGGTGTGGAGCGCGCTTCCCGGCCCGCAGTGGGCCGACGCCATCGCCGTCGCCGTGGCCGCCGCGCTGTCGGCGGGCCGGGGCGCGGTCGTGGTGGTCCCCGACGGCCGCGACGTGGCGGCGGTCGACGCCGCCATGGCGCGCCGCCTCGGCGAGGGCCGCCACGTCGCGCTGACGGCCGGGCTGGGCCCGGCCGAGCGCTACCGCCGCTGGCTGCGCGTGCTGCGCGGCCACGTGCGCGCGGTGGTGGGCACGCGGGCGGCGGCGTTCGCGCCCGTGCGCGACCTCGGCCTGGTGGCCATCTGGGACGACGGCGACGACGTCCACTCCGAGCCGCACGCGCCCTACCCCCACGCCCGCACCGTGTTGTCGATGCGGGCGCACCGCGCGGGGGCCGGCGCGCTCATCGGCGGGTTCACCCGCACCACCGAGGCCACCCAGCTCGTCGAGTCGGGGTGGGCCCACCCTCTGGCCGCCGACCGCGCCCTGCTGCGCGAGCGGGCACCCCGCGTGCGCGCCACCGGCGACGACAGCGAACTGGCGCGCGACGAGGCCGCCCGCACCGCCCGCATCCCCCACCTGGCGCTGCGCGTGGCCCGCGAGGCCGCCCGCACGGGACCGGTGCTCGTCCAGGTGCCCCGGCGCGGCTACCTGTCCTCCCTGGCCTGCGCCTCCTGCCGCGCGCCCGCCCGGTGCGGCGCCTGCCAGGGGCCGCTGGCGCTGCGCGGCGCCCACGCCATGCCCTACTGCCGCTGGTGCGGCCGCATCGCGGGCGAGTGGCGGTGCGCCGACTGCGGCGGCACCCGGCTGCGCGCCGGGGTGGTGGGCGCGCGGCGCACCGCCGAGGAGCTGGGCCGGGCGTTCCCGTCGCTGACCGTGCGCACCTCGGGCCGCGACGACGTGCTGACCGAGGTCTCCGAGCGCCCCGCGCTGGTGGTGGCCACCCCGGGGGCCGAGCCCGCCGCGCGCGGCGGCTACGCGGCGGCGGTGCTGCTGGACGGCTGGGCACTGCTGGGCCGCGCCGACCTGCGCGCGGCCGAGGAGGCGCTGCGCCGGTGGTGCAACGCCGCCGCGCTGGTGCGCCCGGCGGGCGAGGGCGGCCAGGTCGTGGTGGTGGCCGAGGCCGGCCTGCCCGCCGTGCAGGCCCTGGTGCGCTGGGATCCCGGCGGGTTCGCGGAGCGGGAGCTGACCGAGCGCCGCGAGCTGGGGTTCCCCCCGGCGGTGGCGATGGCGTCGGTGACGGGTGAGGCCGCGCACGTGCGCGAACTGCTGGAGGGTGTGCGGCTGCCGGAGTCGGCGCAGGTCCTGGGGCCGGTGCCGGTGAACGCGGGCGGCTCCGGCTCCGAGGCCGCCTCGGAGCGGGCGCTGCTGCGCGTGCCGCGCGCCGACATCGGCCGGCTCGCCGCCGCCCTGAAGGCGGCCGCGTCGGCCCGCAGCGCCCGCAAGGAGGAGCACGCCGCCCAGGTCCGCGTGGACCCGCTGGAGGTCGTGTAG
- a CDS encoding Uma2 family endonuclease gives MSMRKSAPQSRPLTVDDLEQMPDDGRRYELVDGRLEVTPAPLYPHTVIADRLLLVLHPQTPRGHNVSAAAGINFNADRTHHRIPDLCVIPRADRSAAHLTRPPLLAVEIVSRSTVFTDHHTKRAEYAKFGIESYWIIDPNLEEIGIMELRLDGDQYRTANQAFGRELFQTDAPFPYRLVPHWLLADCDDWEDHVLGGEPGR, from the coding sequence ATGAGCATGCGGAAGTCAGCACCGCAGTCGCGGCCGTTGACCGTCGACGACCTGGAACAGATGCCAGACGACGGCAGGCGGTACGAACTGGTCGACGGGCGGCTTGAAGTGACCCCCGCGCCCCTCTACCCTCACACCGTCATCGCCGACCGGCTTCTTCTGGTACTGCACCCGCAGACGCCGCGAGGGCACAACGTCTCCGCAGCCGCCGGGATCAATTTCAACGCTGATCGGACGCATCACCGGATCCCCGACCTGTGCGTCATTCCGCGCGCCGACCGTTCGGCCGCCCACCTCACCCGGCCGCCGCTGCTGGCCGTGGAGATCGTCTCAAGGTCGACCGTGTTCACCGACCATCACACCAAGCGCGCGGAGTACGCCAAGTTCGGCATCGAGTCCTACTGGATCATCGATCCCAACCTCGAAGAGATCGGGATCATGGAACTGCGGCTGGACGGAGACCAGTACCGCACCGCGAATCAGGCGTTCGGCCGGGAACTGTTCCAGACCGACGCGCCCTTCCCCTACCGGCTGGTGCCGCACTGGCTGCTCGCCGACTGCGACGACTGGGAGGACCACGTCCTCGGCGGCGAGCCCGGCCGCTGA
- a CDS encoding DinB family protein, which translates to MAATAGPRWGAEIADQLEFHWDTTMWPRLRGLDDDEYFWEPVEGCWSVRPRPDGTFVPDHAYPAPDPPPVTTIAWRLSHVVVTVLELRLDHHFGERRRTLADARWPGGAAEALDRLRTAYGRWITGLRGLTDADFAAPVGAAEPEQWAEFPFVTLALHVNREVIHHHAEIALLRDLYRARPGAHCDAL; encoded by the coding sequence ATGGCCGCAACCGCCGGGCCCCGCTGGGGCGCGGAGATCGCCGACCAGTTGGAGTTCCACTGGGACACCACCATGTGGCCGCGGCTGCGCGGACTGGACGACGACGAGTACTTCTGGGAGCCGGTGGAGGGCTGCTGGTCGGTGCGGCCCCGCCCCGACGGCACGTTCGTCCCCGACCACGCCTACCCCGCGCCCGACCCGCCGCCGGTCACCACCATCGCCTGGCGGCTCAGCCACGTCGTGGTGACGGTGCTGGAGTTGCGCCTGGACCACCACTTCGGCGAGCGCCGCCGCACCCTCGCCGACGCCCGCTGGCCGGGCGGCGCCGCCGAGGCCCTGGACCGGCTGCGCACCGCCTACGGGCGCTGGATCACCGGGCTGCGCGGCCTCACCGACGCCGACTTCGCCGCGCCGGTGGGGGCCGCCGAGCCCGAGCAGTGGGCGGAGTTCCCGTTCGTCACGCTGGCCCTGCACGTCAACCGCGAGGTCATCCACCACCACGCCGAGATCGCCCTGCTCCGCGACCTCTACCGCGCCCGCCCGGGCGCCCACTGCGACGCGCTGTAA
- a CDS encoding SAM-dependent methyltransferase yields the protein MTDDGRAVHIDDDQAVAAIPDPRVVHISERLARGPGPAAPARPAPPPRGHALGADRLRTARRGFLRRAVGYLAADAGVRQFVDLGSRLPAGEGIGRAAAEYAPGSRVVYVHAEPTAALPGGSGPGENGAAVLAVERIDPDRLLSALSGRGLIDLAEPVGVLLTDATAPSRHGVLAHDLVRALHAALAPGAHIAIAQPASDARDPHCREVAAAVFEPFTLIEPGLADMAWWPYPDEEVSAEPTGVLAGVGRRD from the coding sequence GTGACCGACGACGGGCGTGCAGTCCACATCGACGACGACCAGGCCGTGGCCGCGATCCCCGATCCGCGCGTCGTGCACATCAGCGAGCGCCTGGCGCGCGGCCCGGGCCCCGCCGCGCCGGCCCGCCCGGCGCCGCCGCCCCGCGGCCACGCCCTTGGCGCCGACCGCCTCCGCACGGCCCGGCGCGGCTTCCTGCGGCGCGCCGTGGGCTACCTCGCCGCCGACGCCGGGGTGCGCCAGTTCGTGGACCTCGGCTCGCGGCTGCCGGCGGGCGAGGGCATCGGCCGCGCCGCCGCCGAGTACGCGCCCGGCTCCCGCGTCGTCTACGTCCACGCCGAGCCCACCGCCGCGCTGCCCGGCGGTTCGGGACCGGGCGAGAACGGCGCGGCCGTCCTGGCCGTGGAGCGCATCGACCCCGACCGCCTGCTGTCCGCCCTCAGCGGGCGCGGCCTCATCGACCTCGCCGAGCCGGTGGGGGTGCTGCTGACCGACGCCACCGCGCCGAGCCGCCACGGCGTCCTGGCCCACGACCTGGTCCGCGCGCTGCACGCCGCGCTGGCCCCGGGGGCGCACATCGCCATCGCTCAGCCCGCCTCCGACGCCCGCGACCCGCACTGCCGCGAGGTCGCGGCGGCGGTGTTCGAGCCCTTCACGCTGATCGAGCCGGGACTGGCCGACATGGCGTGGTGGCCCTACCCCGACGAGGAGGTCAGCGCCGAGCCCACCGGCGTCCTCGCCGGAGTGGGCCGCCGCGACTGA
- a CDS encoding aminotransferase class V-fold PLP-dependent enzyme, producing MPAVVGAGARVELATGGHAEYANLDHAASAPCLAAVSDAVAAALPTYASVHRGAGLHSQVTTRAYEAARASVARFVGARGSDAVVFVRGTTDALNLLARALPEGCAVVVFAAEHHASLLPWQHRGSRAGSVARLPLPPTPQAAAAAARAALRAAPEGPRLLCVTAASNVTGEVWPVAELAEVAHEEGARLCVDAAQLVPHQAFSLSRSGADYVAFSAHKLYAPFGAGVLAGRTDWLRAAAPYLAGGGATAAVTDTDVRWNDLPARHEAGSPNVLGAVALAAACDTLAAAGQDRLHAREQELLRRLRTGLAAVPGVTELRLWAADHPRVGISSFVVDSLPADVVAAALSAEYGIGVRDGLFCAHPLTRHLLPEGHGSAVRASIGLGTTAEHVDRLVRAVGELARRGPRLRYRPDESIGHLVPEVPGPR from the coding sequence GTGCCCGCCGTGGTCGGCGCCGGCGCCCGCGTCGAACTGGCCACCGGAGGGCACGCCGAGTACGCCAACCTCGACCACGCCGCCAGCGCGCCGTGCCTGGCCGCGGTGAGCGACGCCGTCGCCGCCGCGCTGCCCACCTACGCCAGCGTGCACCGGGGCGCCGGACTGCACTCCCAGGTCACCACCCGCGCCTACGAGGCCGCGCGCGCCTCGGTCGCCCGCTTCGTCGGCGCGCGCGGCAGCGACGCCGTCGTGTTCGTGCGCGGCACCACCGACGCGCTCAACCTGCTCGCCCGCGCCCTGCCCGAAGGCTGCGCGGTGGTGGTCTTCGCCGCCGAGCACCACGCCTCCCTGCTGCCCTGGCAGCACCGGGGCAGCCGCGCCGGGTCGGTCGCCCGGCTGCCGCTGCCGCCCACTCCCCAGGCCGCTGCCGCGGCCGCCCGCGCCGCGCTGCGCGCGGCGCCCGAGGGCCCGCGCCTGCTGTGCGTGACGGCCGCCTCCAACGTCACCGGCGAGGTGTGGCCCGTGGCCGAACTCGCCGAGGTCGCACACGAGGAGGGCGCCCGCCTCTGCGTGGACGCCGCGCAGCTGGTGCCGCACCAGGCGTTCAGCCTCAGCCGCTCCGGCGCCGACTACGTCGCCTTCTCCGCGCACAAGCTCTACGCGCCCTTCGGCGCCGGCGTGCTCGCCGGGCGCACCGACTGGCTGCGCGCCGCCGCGCCCTACCTCGCCGGGGGCGGCGCCACGGCCGCCGTCACCGACACCGACGTGCGCTGGAACGACCTGCCCGCGCGGCACGAGGCGGGCAGCCCCAACGTGCTGGGCGCGGTGGCGCTGGCGGCCGCCTGCGACACCCTGGCCGCCGCCGGGCAGGACCGGCTGCACGCGCGCGAGCAGGAGCTGCTGCGCCGGCTGCGCACCGGCCTGGCCGCCGTCCCCGGCGTCACGGAGCTGCGCCTGTGGGCCGCCGACCATCCGCGCGTGGGCATCTCCTCGTTCGTGGTGGACTCCCTGCCCGCCGACGTCGTGGCCGCCGCGCTGTCGGCCGAGTACGGCATCGGCGTGCGCGACGGCCTCTTCTGCGCCCACCCGCTGACCCGCCACCTGCTGCCCGAGGGCCACGGCAGCGCGGTGCGCGCCAGCATCGGCCTGGGCACCACCGCCGAGCACGTCGACCGGCTGGTGCGGGCCGTGGGCGAGCTCGCCCGGCGCGGGCCGCGCCTGCGCTACCGCCCGGACGAGTCCATCGGCCACCTCGTCCCCGAGGTCCCCGGGCCGCGCTGA
- a CDS encoding DUF3870 domain-containing protein, translated as MPAPERIRPLLEDPDVVLVSGYARLPDAVASHSQYERLGVVLAVNLADGRIVAADTTLLTDLAKEFFRALVEGLSVTEDITEIAERVQRRYAGQSGGALTTALRRCLETFHQVRAARAAEAAEPAAPRRTGPARG; from the coding sequence GTGCCCGCACCCGAGCGGATCCGCCCGCTGCTGGAGGACCCCGACGTCGTCCTCGTCTCGGGCTACGCCCGCCTGCCCGACGCCGTGGCGAGCCACTCGCAGTACGAGCGCCTGGGCGTGGTCCTCGCCGTGAACCTGGCCGACGGCCGGATCGTCGCCGCCGACACCACGCTGCTCACCGACCTCGCCAAGGAGTTCTTCCGCGCGCTCGTCGAGGGCCTGTCGGTCACCGAGGACATCACCGAGATCGCCGAGCGCGTCCAGCGCCGCTACGCGGGCCAGTCCGGGGGCGCGCTCACCACGGCGCTGCGCCGCTGCCTGGAGACGTTCCACCAGGTGCGGGCGGCACGCGCGGCCGAGGCCGCCGAACCCGCCGCACCGCGCCGCACGGGCCCGGCGCGCGGGTGA